The Candidatus Sulfotelmatobacter sp. genome includes a region encoding these proteins:
- a CDS encoding CheR family methyltransferase: MSAKVGASGAAAPTPTSPAIADLELNLLLEGVYRVCGFDFRDYAPATIKRRISERVRAEGARSTTGLLERVLHEPAVLQRLIEALTHNAGSPFREPAFFAAFRERVLPRLRTFPHVRLWVIGSGEDAYGLAIILREADLAHRVRIYVTEASEGSVERAKEGAFPLDLLDEFASRYVEAGGSRQFSDYVDIGEGVARFKPTLRQQMVFAQHNLVTDGSFNEFHLVVARNVFSHFNRTLVYRAHQVVYESLVRLGYLGIGAKETLRYTPHQRAYEQVDPADQFYRRVR; encoded by the coding sequence TTGTCCGCTAAGGTCGGGGCATCCGGCGCCGCGGCGCCGACACCGACTTCACCGGCCATCGCGGATCTCGAACTGAACCTCTTGCTCGAAGGGGTGTACCGCGTATGCGGGTTCGATTTCCGCGACTACGCTCCGGCGACGATCAAGCGGCGCATCTCCGAACGCGTGCGTGCCGAAGGAGCGCGCTCGACGACCGGGCTCCTCGAACGCGTCCTCCACGAGCCGGCCGTGTTGCAACGGCTGATCGAAGCGCTTACCCACAACGCGGGCTCCCCGTTCCGCGAGCCGGCCTTCTTCGCCGCCTTCCGCGAACGGGTGCTGCCGCGCCTGCGCACCTTCCCGCACGTGCGGCTCTGGGTGATCGGCTCGGGCGAGGACGCGTACGGTTTGGCGATCATCCTGCGCGAGGCGGACCTCGCGCACCGCGTGCGCATCTACGTGACCGAGGCCAGCGAGGGCAGCGTCGAGCGCGCGAAGGAAGGGGCCTTCCCGCTGGACCTGCTCGACGAGTTCGCGAGCCGGTACGTCGAGGCCGGCGGAAGCCGACAGTTTTCCGATTACGTCGACATCGGCGAGGGTGTCGCGCGCTTCAAGCCGACGCTGCGCCAGCAGATGGTCTTCGCCCAGCACAACCTGGTCACCGACGGCTCGTTCAACGAGTTCCACCTGGTCGTCGCACGCAACGTCTTCAGCCACTTCAACCGCACGCTGGTCTACCGCGCGCACCAAGTCGTCTACGAGAGCCTGGTCCGGCTCGGCTACCTCGGGATCGGCGCCAAAGAGACGCTGCGCTACACGCCGCACCAACGCGCCTACGAACAGGTCGATCCCGCCGACCAGTTCTACCGCCGCGTTCGTTAG
- the kdpF gene encoding K(+)-transporting ATPase subunit F, which yields MTLDLGLGLLLSVAGLVYLAYAMLRPERF from the coding sequence ATGACGCTCGATTTGGGGCTCGGACTGCTGTTGTCCGTCGCCGGGCTCGTCTATCTCGCGTACGCGATGCTGCGTCCGGAACGCTTCTGA
- a CDS encoding tetratricopeptide repeat protein translates to MATRVQRAQLLDRLGRSDEAANAYADVLAREPDHFGALNDLALLLYRTGRRGDALMLFADAVQRHPGNAVAHANFGFVLLKGGDLERARASYESAVRLDPGNVEAQRGLATVRAQLGEVVAAAGAGTSLVTVPFTGNGTPVSVLLLVTLGAGNVAAERFLDPRVFATTKLTVELHEGALPAHEVVFNAIGDADSAGPALARASALLDGDRAPLINPPADVALTTRAGNADRLSGLPGVRTARTALVPRAELTGPDGAAALERRGFVFPLLLRSPGFHTGQHFEYVAAGRELAVAAGALPGEVLLAIEYVDTREPGGSYAKYRAMLVDGHLFPLHLAIGRQWKVHYFSAEMAERPDYREREQRYLDDMAGTLGPAATNALASVGAALALDYAGIDFGFTPSGELVVFEANATMVVVPPAADERWEYRRAAIARVGDAVRGMLIGRAALPR, encoded by the coding sequence GTGGCGACGCGGGTGCAGCGGGCGCAGCTGCTCGACCGGCTCGGCCGCAGCGACGAGGCCGCCAACGCGTACGCGGACGTGCTGGCGCGCGAGCCCGACCACTTCGGCGCACTGAACGATCTGGCGCTGCTGCTCTACCGGACCGGCCGCCGCGGCGACGCGCTGATGCTGTTCGCCGACGCCGTGCAGCGTCACCCCGGCAACGCGGTCGCGCACGCCAACTTCGGCTTCGTGCTGCTCAAGGGCGGCGATCTCGAGCGCGCGCGCGCCTCGTACGAGTCCGCCGTGCGGCTCGACCCTGGCAACGTCGAGGCGCAGCGCGGCTTGGCGACCGTGCGCGCGCAGCTCGGCGAGGTGGTCGCCGCGGCCGGCGCGGGCACCTCGCTCGTCACCGTCCCGTTCACCGGCAACGGCACGCCGGTCAGCGTGCTGCTGCTGGTCACCCTGGGTGCCGGCAACGTCGCCGCCGAACGGTTTCTCGACCCGCGCGTGTTCGCGACGACCAAACTGACCGTCGAGCTGCACGAGGGGGCGCTGCCCGCGCACGAGGTCGTCTTCAACGCGATCGGCGACGCCGACAGCGCCGGCCCGGCGCTGGCACGGGCGAGCGCACTCCTCGACGGTGACCGCGCGCCGCTGATCAACCCGCCGGCCGACGTCGCGCTGACGACGCGGGCCGGCAACGCCGACCGGCTGAGCGGCCTGCCCGGCGTGCGCACGGCGCGCACGGCGCTGGTCCCGCGCGCCGAGCTGACGGGTCCCGACGGCGCGGCGGCGCTCGAGCGGCGCGGTTTCGTGTTTCCGCTGCTGCTGCGCAGCCCCGGCTTTCACACCGGGCAGCACTTCGAGTACGTCGCGGCTGGGCGCGAGCTGGCGGTCGCGGCCGGCGCGCTGCCGGGCGAGGTGCTGCTGGCGATCGAGTACGTCGACACGCGCGAGCCCGGCGGGAGCTACGCGAAGTACCGCGCCATGCTCGTCGACGGGCACCTCTTCCCGCTGCACCTGGCGATCGGGCGGCAGTGGAAGGTCCACTACTTCAGCGCCGAGATGGCCGAGCGGCCCGACTATCGCGAGCGCGAGCAGCGCTACCTCGACGACATGGCCGGGACGCTCGGTCCGGCGGCGACCAACGCGCTGGCGAGCGTCGGAGCCGCGCTGGCACTGGACTACGCCGGGATCGACTTCGGCTTCACGCCGAGCGGCGAGCTGGTCGTGTTCGAAGCCAACGCGACGATGGTCGTCGTGCCGCCGGCCGCCGACGAGCGCTGGGAATATCGCCGCGCCGCGATCGCGCGCGTCGGCGACGCGGTGCGCGGCATGCTGATCGGCCGCGCGGCGCTGCCGCGCTAA
- the kdpA gene encoding potassium-transporting ATPase subunit KdpA: MTLIGWLQAILLFVLVWLCVRPLGAYMFTVFEGGRTWLSPVMGPIERGFYRLCRIDPTREMGWKGYAFSLLAFSLVGLAYLYALLRTQAFLPLNPQHFGNLAPDLAWSTAVSFMTNTNWQFYSGESTMSYLSQMAGLAWHMFVSAGAGIAVAIALIRGVSRVNANALGNFWVDLTRSILYVLLPIAFVGALVLAWQGVPQNFHDYTAVKTLEGAAQSIPQGPMASMESIKELGTNGGGFVNANSASPWENPTGFSDLFELFLILVIGGALTYTYGRYVKNQRQGWAIFAAMGILLVVGSVVCYAAEAAGNPIFHQLGIAGGNYEGKETRFGIAASALWATVTTATSCGAVNAMHDSFTALGGLVPLVNMQLGEVVFGGVGSGLYGMLEFVVLTVFIAGLMVGRTPELIGKKIERREVQLAILAVLVVPAFSLIPASIAAVLPAGLATLNNSGPHGFSELLYAYTSGVNNNGSAFAGLGGNTYWDVSMGISMLFGRLAEIVPVLALGGALAAKKSIPPTAGTFTTTSPIFVVLLIGTILIVGALTFFPADALGPIVEHLLTLKGKLF; encoded by the coding sequence ATGACCCTCATCGGATGGCTGCAAGCCATTCTTCTCTTCGTGCTCGTGTGGCTGTGCGTGCGGCCGCTGGGCGCGTACATGTTCACCGTCTTCGAAGGCGGCCGCACGTGGCTCTCGCCGGTGATGGGCCCGATCGAACGCGGCTTCTACCGCCTGTGCCGGATCGATCCGACCCGTGAGATGGGCTGGAAGGGGTACGCCTTCTCGCTGCTCGCGTTCAGCTTGGTCGGCCTCGCCTACCTGTACGCGCTGCTGCGCACGCAGGCGTTCTTGCCGCTCAACCCGCAGCACTTCGGCAACCTGGCTCCCGATTTGGCCTGGAGCACCGCCGTCTCGTTCATGACGAACACCAACTGGCAGTTCTATTCCGGCGAGTCGACGATGAGCTATCTGAGCCAGATGGCGGGACTGGCATGGCACATGTTCGTGTCGGCGGGCGCGGGCATCGCGGTCGCGATCGCACTGATCCGCGGCGTCTCGCGCGTCAACGCCAACGCGCTGGGCAACTTCTGGGTCGACCTCACCCGATCGATCCTCTACGTGCTGCTGCCGATCGCGTTCGTCGGCGCGCTCGTGCTGGCGTGGCAAGGCGTGCCGCAGAACTTCCACGACTACACGGCCGTGAAGACGCTCGAAGGCGCCGCGCAGTCGATTCCCCAGGGCCCGATGGCCTCGATGGAGTCGATCAAGGAGCTGGGCACCAACGGCGGCGGCTTCGTCAACGCGAACTCCGCCTCGCCATGGGAGAACCCGACCGGCTTCAGCGATCTGTTCGAGCTGTTCTTGATCCTGGTCATCGGCGGCGCGCTCACCTACACCTACGGACGCTACGTGAAGAACCAGCGCCAAGGCTGGGCGATCTTCGCCGCGATGGGCATCCTGCTGGTGGTCGGCAGCGTCGTCTGCTATGCCGCCGAGGCGGCCGGCAACCCGATCTTCCACCAGCTCGGGATCGCCGGCGGCAACTACGAAGGCAAGGAAACGCGCTTCGGCATCGCCGCGTCGGCGCTGTGGGCAACCGTCACGACGGCGACGTCGTGCGGCGCGGTCAACGCGATGCACGACTCGTTCACCGCGCTCGGCGGCCTGGTGCCGCTGGTCAACATGCAGCTCGGCGAAGTCGTCTTCGGCGGCGTCGGCAGCGGCTTGTACGGCATGCTCGAATTCGTGGTCCTGACGGTCTTCATCGCCGGCCTGATGGTCGGGCGCACGCCGGAGCTCATCGGCAAGAAGATCGAACGGCGCGAAGTGCAGCTGGCGATCCTCGCCGTGCTGGTCGTGCCGGCCTTCTCGCTGATTCCCGCCTCGATCGCGGCGGTGCTGCCGGCGGGTCTGGCGACGCTGAACAACAGCGGGCCGCACGGCTTCAGCGAGCTCCTCTACGCCTATACGTCGGGCGTCAACAACAACGGCAGCGCGTTCGCGGGCCTGGGCGGCAACACGTACTGGGACGTCTCGATGGGCATCTCGATGCTCTTCGGCCGGTTGGCCGAGATCGTGCCGGTGCTCGCCTTGGGCGGCGCGCTGGCCGCGAAGAAATCGATCCCCCCGACCGCCGGCACGTTCACCACCACCTCGCCGATCTTCGTCGTGCTGCTGATCGGCACGATCCTGATCGTCGGCGCGCTGACGTTCTTCCCGGCCGACGCGCTGGGACCGATCGTCGAACACCTGTTGACCCTCAAAGGGAAGCTCTTCTGA